The Geoalkalibacter ferrihydriticus DSM 17813 genome includes a window with the following:
- the rpmE gene encoding 50S ribosomal protein L31: MKKDIHPAYQDVQIKCGCGNVVETRSTLKSDFMTEICSACHPFYTGKQKLIDTAGRVERFRRKYGQGEKK; the protein is encoded by the coding sequence ATGAAAAAAGATATCCATCCCGCGTATCAGGACGTTCAGATCAAGTGTGGTTGCGGCAATGTTGTCGAAACCCGCTCGACTCTCAAAAGCGATTTCATGACGGAAATCTGCTCTGCCTGTCATCCCTTTTATACCGGCAAGCAAAAACTGATCGATACCGCCGGGCGCGTAGAGCGCTTCCGTCGCAAATATGGTCAGGGTGAGAAGAAGTAG
- the thyX gene encoding FAD-dependent thymidylate synthase, which yields MRVSLLTHTPDPERTVAAAARLCYSDSSIGELMDRSGSDRAAFLRKILSLGHFSVLEHASFTFGIEGISRACSHQLVRHRIASYSQQSQRYVSHRERFDAVTPPSIAAQPELLQRYETLLHQIHETYRDFLNAGIAAEDARFVLPNAAATKLVMTMNARELRHFFELRCCRRAQWEIRAMAVDMLRLCRKAASLLFADAGPGCLAGRCPEGAMTCGEMAQVREEFSQLG from the coding sequence ATGCGCGTTTCATTGCTCACCCATACTCCCGATCCGGAACGGACGGTGGCCGCCGCGGCACGACTGTGCTATTCGGATTCTTCCATCGGCGAACTGATGGACAGGTCGGGGTCCGACCGTGCTGCGTTTCTGCGCAAGATCCTGTCGTTGGGCCATTTTTCCGTGCTCGAACACGCCAGTTTTACCTTCGGCATCGAAGGCATCAGCCGTGCCTGCTCCCACCAGTTGGTGCGCCACCGCATCGCTTCCTACTCTCAACAGAGTCAGCGTTATGTCTCGCATCGCGAGCGCTTTGATGCCGTGACGCCGCCGAGCATTGCTGCTCAGCCCGAACTGCTGCAACGCTACGAAACGCTGCTGCATCAGATACACGAGACCTACCGTGATTTTCTCAATGCGGGAATTGCTGCCGAGGACGCGCGTTTCGTGCTGCCCAATGCCGCTGCCACCAAGCTCGTGATGACCATGAATGCGCGCGAGCTGCGTCACTTCTTTGAGTTGCGCTGCTGTCGTCGGGCACAATGGGAAATTCGTGCCATGGCGGTGGACATGCTGCGTTTGTGCCGCAAGGCAGCCTCTCTGCTGTTTGCCGATGCCGGGCCGGGGTGTCTGGCGGGGCGTTGTCCCGAAGGGGCCATGACCTGCGGTGAAATGGCGCAGGTGCGTGAAGAATTTTCGCAATTAGGATAA
- the prfA gene encoding peptide chain release factor 1, with product MFNKLEEVVDRFREVEGLLSDPTVVSNQEKYRALTKEHSSLSEVVEVFQRYKKVCEAIAGNRELLRDPDPEVKEMARAELPELEGAKEQLEKDLHFLLLPRDPNDDKNILLEVRAGTGGEEAALFAADLFRMYSRYADAKGWKVEIMSLSEADAGGIKEVIALIRGNRVYSRLKFESGTHRVQRVPATEAQGRIHTSACTVAVLPEADEVDLDIDPGDLRIDVYRSSGAGGQHVNKTDSAVRITHIPTGVAVACQDEKSQHKNKAKAMKILSSRILESLRAEQDAKMAADRKSQVGSGDRSERIRTYNFPQGRCTDHRIGLTLYRLEAIMQGDLDEIVDALTTHSQSDALSGQEA from the coding sequence ATGTTCAACAAGCTTGAAGAAGTGGTCGATCGTTTTCGCGAGGTGGAGGGCCTGCTGTCGGATCCGACGGTGGTCTCCAACCAGGAGAAATACCGCGCGTTGACCAAAGAACATTCCTCTCTCTCGGAGGTCGTCGAGGTCTTTCAGCGTTATAAGAAAGTCTGCGAGGCCATCGCCGGTAACCGCGAACTGCTACGCGATCCGGATCCCGAGGTCAAAGAGATGGCGCGGGCCGAATTGCCCGAACTCGAAGGGGCCAAGGAGCAGCTCGAAAAGGATCTGCATTTCCTGCTTCTGCCCCGCGATCCCAACGACGACAAGAACATTCTTCTCGAAGTCCGCGCCGGCACCGGCGGCGAGGAAGCCGCCCTGTTCGCCGCCGACCTTTTCCGCATGTACTCGCGTTACGCCGACGCCAAGGGCTGGAAAGTTGAGATCATGAGCCTTTCCGAAGCCGACGCCGGAGGGATCAAGGAGGTCATCGCCCTGATCCGCGGCAACCGCGTTTATTCGCGCCTCAAGTTTGAAAGCGGTACCCATCGCGTGCAGCGGGTTCCGGCCACGGAAGCCCAGGGGCGCATCCATACCTCGGCCTGCACCGTGGCGGTGCTTCCCGAGGCTGACGAGGTGGACCTCGACATCGATCCCGGCGATTTGCGCATCGATGTGTATCGCTCTTCCGGGGCCGGCGGCCAGCACGTCAACAAGACCGACTCGGCGGTGCGCATCACCCATATCCCCACCGGCGTTGCGGTAGCCTGCCAGGACGAGAAGTCCCAGCACAAGAATAAAGCCAAGGCCATGAAGATCCTCAGCTCACGCATTCTTGAAAGTCTGCGCGCCGAACAGGATGCGAAAATGGCCGCTGATCGCAAGAGTCAGGTGGGCAGCGGCGACCGCAGCGAGCGTATCCGCACCTACAATTTTCCCCAGGGGCGCTGCACCGACCATCGCATCGGCCTGACCTTGTATCGGCTCGAAGCCATTATGCAGGGCGACCTCGATGAGATCGTCGATGCGCTCACCACCCACTCCCAGAGTGATGCTCTCAGCGGGCAGGAGGCTTAG
- the prmC gene encoding peptide chain release factor N(5)-glutamine methyltransferase, which produces MSAAPVNESWTVLKVLEWTAGYFRERGIESARLDADLLLAATLEVDRVGLYLRYDQPLQAQELSRFRALVARRARREPLAYILGEAEFWSLSFKVSSGVLIPRPDTEVLVEEALACGPAEARVLDVGTGSGALAVALVVERPAWQMTALDVSNLALEVATGNAARHGVRERIRFLLGDLAHLPEEEFDLIIANPPYIPSDDLSGLMADVRDFEPHLALDGGADGLAAYRALASQAPTRLSPGGWLLVEIGQGQEVAVTELFQQAGLGEIHTRADYAGIIRVVGGRI; this is translated from the coding sequence GTGTCCGCTGCGCCGGTGAATGAAAGTTGGACGGTTCTCAAGGTTCTGGAGTGGACCGCCGGTTATTTTCGCGAACGTGGTATCGAATCGGCGCGGCTTGACGCCGATCTGCTGCTGGCCGCAACCCTTGAAGTCGATCGGGTCGGCTTGTATTTGCGCTATGACCAACCTTTGCAGGCGCAGGAGCTGAGTCGCTTTCGCGCTCTGGTGGCGCGGCGCGCGCGCCGTGAACCCCTGGCTTACATTCTTGGCGAGGCGGAGTTCTGGTCTTTGTCCTTTAAGGTTTCATCGGGGGTGTTGATCCCTCGCCCCGACACCGAGGTGCTGGTAGAAGAGGCTCTGGCTTGCGGTCCCGCTGAAGCCCGGGTTCTCGATGTCGGGACTGGGAGCGGTGCTCTCGCCGTGGCCCTGGTCGTGGAACGGCCCGCCTGGCAGATGACGGCCCTCGATGTGTCGAATCTCGCTCTGGAGGTGGCCACAGGCAATGCCGCTCGGCACGGGGTGCGGGAGCGCATACGTTTTCTGCTCGGCGACCTGGCGCACCTGCCGGAAGAGGAATTCGATCTGATCATTGCCAACCCACCCTATATCCCCAGCGACGATCTGTCCGGCCTCATGGCCGATGTGCGGGACTTCGAGCCGCACCTGGCCCTGGACGGCGGCGCCGACGGGCTGGCTGCCTACCGCGCTTTGGCTTCCCAGGCGCCGACGCGTCTGAGCCCCGGCGGTTGGCTGCTCGTCGAAATCGGTCAGGGGCAAGAGGTGGCGGTGACAGAGCTTTTTCAACAGGCGGGACTTGGGGAGATTCATACCCGTGCCGACTACGCCGGGATCATCCGCGTGGTGGGCGGACGCATCTAA
- the murA gene encoding UDP-N-acetylglucosamine 1-carboxyvinyltransferase, producing the protein MDKIIIHGGRRLKGEVQVSGAKNSALPLLFATLLAPGVHRVSNVPHLRDIDTAEKLLSILGARVERENGTFAVDATSIESVEAPYDLVRTMRASVLVLGPLLARCGHARVSLPGGCAIGARPINLHLKGFEALGAKITLDHGYVEARARSLQGGRVRFDIPTVGGTENLMMAATLAKGTTVIENAACEPEIVDLAEALVKMGARIKGAGSDTLTIEGVRELQPFEHTVMPDRIEAGTFLVAGAMTRGDVRVRGLRSAHQEALIVKLREAGVEISGAGDELRVKGPRRITPVDIRTSPYPGFPTDMQAQFMALMALSDGASVINENVFENRFMHVCELQRMGADIAIDGHTAVVRGVKKLLGAPVMATDLRASASLILAGLAAENTTEVSRIYHLDRGYERIEEKLKGLGADIERVKE; encoded by the coding sequence TTGGATAAAATCATCATTCATGGCGGCAGGCGGCTCAAGGGTGAGGTTCAGGTCAGCGGTGCCAAGAATTCGGCCTTGCCCCTGCTCTTTGCCACGCTGTTGGCGCCCGGCGTGCATCGTGTCAGCAACGTGCCGCATTTGCGCGACATCGATACCGCCGAAAAATTGCTGAGTATTCTGGGCGCCCGGGTGGAGCGCGAAAACGGCACCTTTGCCGTAGACGCCACGTCTATCGAGAGCGTCGAGGCGCCCTATGATCTGGTGCGCACCATGCGCGCCTCGGTCCTGGTGCTGGGGCCCCTGCTGGCGCGCTGCGGCCATGCGCGGGTGAGCCTGCCGGGCGGTTGCGCCATCGGCGCGCGGCCCATCAACCTGCACCTCAAGGGCTTTGAGGCGCTGGGTGCGAAAATAACTCTCGATCATGGCTATGTCGAGGCGCGCGCCCGCAGTTTGCAGGGTGGGCGGGTGCGTTTTGATATTCCCACCGTGGGCGGCACGGAAAACCTGATGATGGCGGCCACTCTGGCCAAGGGCACGACAGTCATCGAAAACGCCGCCTGTGAACCCGAGATCGTCGATCTGGCGGAAGCCCTGGTGAAAATGGGTGCGCGCATCAAGGGGGCCGGCAGTGACACCCTGACCATTGAAGGCGTACGTGAACTTCAGCCCTTTGAACACACGGTCATGCCCGATCGCATCGAAGCCGGCACCTTTCTTGTCGCCGGCGCCATGACGCGCGGCGACGTGCGGGTTCGGGGACTGCGTTCCGCCCATCAGGAGGCACTGATCGTCAAGTTGCGCGAGGCGGGGGTTGAGATCAGCGGCGCTGGAGACGAGCTGCGGGTCAAGGGACCGCGGCGCATTACCCCCGTCGATATTCGCACCTCTCCCTATCCGGGTTTTCCGACGGACATGCAGGCTCAATTCATGGCGCTCATGGCCCTGTCCGACGGTGCCAGCGTCATCAATGAAAACGTCTTCGAAAATCGCTTTATGCATGTATGCGAGTTGCAGCGCATGGGCGCCGACATCGCTATCGACGGGCACACCGCCGTGGTGCGCGGGGTCAAAAAGCTGCTCGGCGCCCCGGTCATGGCCACCGATCTGCGCGCCAGCGCCTCGTTGATTCTGGCAGGCCTGGCCGCCGAAAACACCACCGAAGTTTCGCGCATCTATCACCTCGACCGCGGCTACGAGCGCATCGAAGAAAAGCTCAAAGGATTGGGCGCGGATATCGAGCGAGTCAAGGAATAA
- the hisG gene encoding ATP phosphoribosyltransferase, protein MSDTITFALPKGRIMKDSMELFARIGITCPEMSDDSRKLVFENREDRLRFMAVRATDVPTYVEYGCADIGVVGKDTLLEQGKDLYEPLDLKFGYCRLVVAEPKELQRMDDPANWSNIRVATKYPNITERYFAARGVQVELIKLYGSIELAPLVGLAERIVDLVSTGATLRENGMVEVDTIADITTRLIVNRASLKTKHQRIRKIIEGLEQVVGETVRISG, encoded by the coding sequence ATGAGCGACACCATCACTTTCGCCCTGCCCAAGGGGCGCATCATGAAAGATTCCATGGAGCTGTTCGCGCGCATCGGGATCACTTGTCCTGAAATGAGCGACGACAGCCGCAAGCTGGTGTTCGAAAACCGCGAAGATCGCCTGCGCTTCATGGCGGTGCGCGCTACCGACGTGCCGACTTATGTGGAGTACGGTTGCGCGGACATCGGCGTGGTGGGCAAAGATACCCTGCTCGAACAGGGCAAGGATCTCTATGAGCCGCTGGACCTCAAGTTCGGTTATTGTCGTCTGGTGGTGGCCGAACCCAAAGAGTTGCAGCGCATGGACGATCCCGCCAACTGGTCGAACATTCGCGTCGCCACCAAATACCCCAATATCACCGAGCGTTATTTCGCTGCCCGCGGGGTGCAGGTGGAGTTGATCAAGCTCTACGGCTCCATTGAGCTGGCGCCCCTGGTGGGGCTTGCCGAGCGCATCGTCGATCTGGTCTCCACCGGCGCCACGCTGCGCGAAAACGGCATGGTCGAAGTGGATACCATCGCCGACATCACAACGCGTCTCATTGTCAATCGCGCCAGCCTCAAGACCAAGCATCAGCGCATCCGCAAAATCATCGAGGGGCTGGAGCAGGTGGTGGGTGAGACGGTACGTATTTCAGGTTGA
- the hisD gene encoding histidinol dehydrogenase gives MRILRFNDDAFEPTLQKIVNRGAAAQGDVCFTVQEIIDDVRRRGDSALFEHTEKYDRLRLTAETLEVSAEEIDQALAGVSEESLAALRLAAERIAAFHAKQKEQTWLSTEEEDVLLGQMVRPLDRVGIYVPGGKAAYPSSVLMNAVPAKVAGVPEVIMVVPMPGGEVNPHVLAAAHLAGVDRIFKVGGAQAVAALAFGTQSVPRVDKITGPGNIYVATAKQQVFGQVDIDMIAGPSEILIINDGSGDPAHLAADLLGQAEHDELASSILITTDDKIAKKVAKEVEKQLKELSRETIARKAIEAFGAIFIARDLDEAIAFSNRIAPEHLELAVDNPFEILPRIRHAGAIFLGHYTPEAAGDYLAGPNHTLPTGGTARFFSPLSTNDFVKKSSIVSFSRNGLERLGKEIVHIAELEGLEAHGRSVSIRLEK, from the coding sequence ATGCGGATTCTGCGTTTCAATGATGATGCCTTTGAACCAACCCTGCAAAAAATCGTCAACCGCGGCGCCGCTGCACAGGGTGATGTCTGCTTTACGGTGCAGGAAATCATCGACGACGTGCGTCGCCGTGGCGATTCGGCTCTTTTCGAGCACACCGAGAAGTACGACCGCCTGCGCCTGACCGCGGAGACTCTGGAGGTCAGTGCCGAGGAGATCGATCAGGCGCTGGCCGGGGTGAGCGAGGAATCTCTGGCAGCCCTGCGCCTGGCGGCGGAACGCATCGCCGCCTTTCACGCCAAGCAGAAGGAGCAGACCTGGCTCTCGACCGAGGAGGAGGACGTGCTCCTCGGCCAGATGGTGCGCCCCCTGGATCGCGTGGGGATCTATGTGCCCGGCGGCAAGGCTGCCTATCCTTCCTCGGTGTTGATGAACGCGGTGCCGGCCAAGGTCGCGGGTGTGCCCGAGGTCATTATGGTGGTGCCCATGCCCGGTGGTGAAGTCAATCCCCACGTACTCGCGGCGGCGCACCTGGCCGGGGTGGATCGCATCTTCAAGGTGGGTGGCGCCCAGGCCGTGGCGGCGCTGGCCTTCGGCACACAGAGTGTGCCGCGTGTCGACAAGATCACCGGGCCGGGCAACATCTACGTTGCGACCGCCAAGCAGCAGGTGTTCGGCCAGGTCGATATCGACATGATCGCCGGACCCAGCGAAATACTCATCATCAACGACGGCAGCGGTGACCCGGCGCATCTGGCCGCCGATTTGCTCGGCCAGGCCGAGCATGATGAGCTGGCCTCGTCGATTTTGATCACCACCGACGATAAAATCGCGAAAAAGGTGGCCAAAGAGGTGGAGAAGCAGCTCAAGGAACTCTCTCGCGAAACCATTGCGCGCAAGGCCATCGAGGCGTTCGGCGCGATTTTCATCGCGCGCGATCTCGATGAGGCCATCGCCTTTTCCAACCGCATCGCGCCTGAGCATCTCGAACTGGCGGTGGACAACCCCTTCGAGATTCTGCCGCGCATTCGTCATGCCGGGGCGATTTTCCTGGGGCATTACACTCCCGAAGCGGCAGGGGATTATCTGGCCGGACCCAACCATACTCTGCCCACGGGCGGCACGGCGCGCTTTTTTTCGCCCCTGTCGACCAATGATTTCGTCAAGAAGTCGAGTATTGTGTCCTTCTCGCGCAACGGACTGGAGCGCCTGGGCAAAGAAATTGTCCACATCGCCGAGCTGGAAGGCCTTGAGGCCCATGGGCGTTCGGTGTCGATCCGGCTGGAAAAATAA
- the hisB gene encoding imidazoleglycerol-phosphate dehydratase HisB, whose translation MARKATIERKTRETDIRVSLELDGRGASEIQSPVPFFDHMLTQIARHGFFDLEVAAQGDIEIDAHHTVEDIGICLGEAFKKALGDKAGIRRYGRGTAPMHEALVSVILDFSGRPFLVFNVDLPKAQVGNFDVELVEEFFTAFCNHSGANIHVNLAYGDNLHHIIEAVFKAFARALDEATQIDPRIEGVLSSKGKLE comes from the coding sequence ATGGCACGCAAGGCAACCATCGAACGTAAAACCAGGGAAACCGACATCCGCGTCAGCCTCGAACTCGACGGCCGCGGCGCAAGCGAGATCCAGAGCCCGGTGCCCTTTTTCGATCACATGCTCACCCAGATCGCCCGCCACGGATTTTTCGACCTGGAGGTGGCCGCGCAGGGCGACATCGAGATCGATGCACATCACACCGTGGAAGACATCGGCATCTGCCTGGGCGAAGCCTTCAAGAAGGCCCTCGGCGACAAAGCCGGAATCCGGCGCTACGGGCGTGGTACCGCGCCCATGCACGAGGCTCTGGTCTCCGTGATCCTTGATTTTTCCGGACGCCCCTTTCTCGTGTTCAACGTCGATCTGCCCAAGGCTCAGGTGGGTAACTTCGACGTGGAGCTGGTGGAGGAATTTTTCACCGCTTTCTGCAATCACAGCGGCGCCAACATTCACGTCAATCTGGCCTACGGCGACAATTTGCACCACATCATCGAGGCTGTGTTCAAGGCCTTCGCGCGGGCGCTGGATGAAGCAACCCAAATTGATCCGCGCATCGAGGGCGTACTGTCGAGCAAGGGAAAACTGGAGTGA
- the hisH gene encoding imidazole glycerol phosphate synthase subunit HisH has product MSRITIIDYGMGNLRSVHNAFESLGFSARVTDDPRVAAQADHLVLPGVGAFKDCMEHLREGGFIEPIKAHVEAARPFLGICLGLQVLFSESEEFGRHQGLDIIPGRVVRFPADMQGGGEDLKVPHMGWNRITLARRAPICREVEDGAFVYFVHSYYVVPEDPGVVATTTDYGINFCSSIWRDNVMATQFHPEKSQQVGLRILQNFANM; this is encoded by the coding sequence GTGAGTCGCATTACCATCATTGATTACGGCATGGGCAATCTGCGCTCGGTGCACAACGCCTTCGAGAGTTTGGGCTTCAGTGCCCGGGTGACGGACGATCCGCGGGTGGCGGCGCAGGCCGACCATCTGGTGCTGCCCGGGGTCGGCGCCTTCAAGGATTGCATGGAGCATCTGCGCGAGGGCGGCTTTATTGAACCCATCAAGGCCCATGTGGAGGCCGCTCGTCCCTTTCTCGGCATCTGTCTGGGACTGCAGGTGCTGTTCAGTGAAAGTGAGGAGTTCGGCCGTCATCAGGGCCTCGACATCATTCCCGGGCGGGTGGTGCGCTTCCCCGCGGATATGCAGGGGGGGGGCGAGGATCTCAAGGTGCCGCATATGGGCTGGAACCGCATCACCCTGGCGCGGCGGGCACCGATCTGCCGCGAGGTCGAAGACGGTGCTTTTGTCTACTTCGTTCACTCCTATTACGTGGTGCCCGAGGATCCCGGCGTGGTGGCGACCACCACCGACTACGGCATCAATTTCTGCTCCAGTATCTGGCGCGACAATGTTATGGCCACCCAGTTTCATCCCGAGAAGAGCCAACAGGTGGGCCTGCGGATTCTGCAAAACTTCGCAAACATGTAA
- the hisA gene encoding 1-(5-phosphoribosyl)-5-[(5-phosphoribosylamino)methylideneamino]imidazole-4-carboxamide isomerase, with translation MLVIPAIDLKEGRCVRLEQGLMDKDTVYNDDPGAQARIWQEQGAELLHIVDLDGAFAGVPKNRAAIQAIVAALEIPAQIGGGIRDLQTIEGYLQLGIKRVILGTVAKENPALVKEACRLFPGAIVVGIDARDGFVAVRGWAEVTKKKASELARELEGYGVEAIIYTDIARDGMMQGPNLQTTGDLARAISIPVIASGGVSSVQDIRNLLALESLGVAGVITGKAIYTGALDLRDAIAVARGEVR, from the coding sequence ATGCTCGTTATCCCCGCGATTGATCTGAAGGAAGGCCGTTGCGTCCGTTTGGAGCAGGGGCTCATGGACAAGGACACGGTTTATAACGACGACCCTGGCGCCCAGGCGCGCATCTGGCAGGAGCAGGGCGCCGAACTGTTGCACATCGTCGACCTTGACGGGGCCTTTGCCGGCGTGCCGAAAAACCGCGCGGCGATTCAGGCCATCGTTGCCGCTCTTGAGATCCCTGCGCAGATTGGCGGCGGCATCCGCGATCTGCAGACCATCGAGGGCTATCTGCAATTGGGCATCAAGCGGGTGATTCTCGGTACCGTGGCCAAAGAGAATCCGGCTCTGGTCAAGGAGGCTTGCCGGCTGTTCCCCGGCGCCATCGTGGTCGGCATCGACGCGCGCGACGGCTTCGTCGCCGTGCGCGGCTGGGCCGAGGTGACGAAGAAAAAAGCCAGTGAGTTGGCCAGGGAGCTCGAAGGCTACGGGGTCGAGGCGATCATCTACACGGATATCGCCCGTGACGGTATGATGCAGGGGCCCAATCTGCAGACTACCGGCGATCTGGCCCGCGCCATCAGTATCCCGGTCATTGCCTCGGGCGGCGTGTCGAGCGTGCAGGACATTCGTAACTTGCTGGCCCTTGAATCCCTGGGCGTGGCGGGTGTTATTACCGGCAAGGCCATCTACACGGGTGCCCTGGATCTGCGTGATGCGATTGCGGTGGCGCGTGGTGAGGTGCGCTGA
- the hisF gene encoding imidazole glycerol phosphate synthase subunit HisF, whose product MLTKRIIPCLDVKDGRVVKGVQFLELRDAGDPVEAAQAYDAQGADELTFLDITASSDKRSIILDVVARTAECVFMPLTVGGGVREIADIRNLLNAGADKVSINTAAVHRPEFVKEAAERFGSQCIVVAIDARRVPGSDPLAWEVYTHGGRNPTGIDVLEWAARMEGYGAGEILLTSMDKDGTKDGYDIALTRAVSDRVRIPVIASGGVGNLEHIREGLVEGGASAALAASIFHFREYSIDECKQYLHEHGVPVRL is encoded by the coding sequence ATGTTGACGAAACGCATTATTCCCTGTCTTGACGTCAAGGACGGCCGAGTGGTTAAGGGCGTGCAGTTTCTTGAACTGCGCGATGCCGGCGATCCGGTGGAAGCGGCGCAGGCCTACGACGCCCAGGGTGCCGACGAATTGACTTTTCTCGACATTACCGCGTCGAGCGATAAGCGCTCCATCATTCTTGACGTGGTGGCGCGCACCGCCGAGTGCGTGTTCATGCCCCTCACTGTCGGCGGCGGGGTGCGCGAGATCGCCGACATCCGCAATCTGCTCAATGCCGGTGCCGACAAGGTTTCCATCAACACGGCCGCGGTGCATCGGCCGGAATTTGTTAAGGAGGCCGCTGAGCGCTTCGGCTCCCAGTGCATCGTGGTGGCTATCGATGCGCGCCGCGTGCCGGGCAGCGACCCTTTGGCCTGGGAAGTCTATACCCACGGCGGCCGCAATCCCACCGGCATCGACGTGCTGGAGTGGGCCGCTCGCATGGAAGGCTACGGCGCGGGAGAGATTCTGCTCACCTCCATGGACAAGGACGGCACCAAGGACGGTTATGATATCGCCCTGACCCGCGCGGTCAGCGACCGGGTACGCATTCCGGTGATCGCTTCGGGCGGCGTCGGCAATCTGGAGCATATCCGCGAGGGGCTCGTGGAAGGTGGGGCAAGCGCGGCTCTGGCGGCCAGCATCTTTCATTTTCGCGAGTACAGCATCGACGAATGCAAACAATATCTGCACGAGCATGGGGTGCCGGTGCGTTTGTAA
- the hisIE gene encoding bifunctional phosphoribosyl-AMP cyclohydrolase/phosphoribosyl-ATP diphosphatase HisIE, protein MSLIDQLKFDANGLIPAITRDVENGEVLMLAFMNAEAVEKTLKIGKVHYYSRSRRKLWMKGETSGHVQLVREIRFDCDADCLLISVEQQGAACHTGHHSCFYRSWEESGAQVRGEKTSDPLAAYARHDILNALYDVIQERRRNPSEKSYVASLFGKGLDKILGKIGEEATETAVAGKGGDPEQVVYEVADLLFHTLVLLGYYDLPPERVYDELRRRFGLSGIEEKASRSA, encoded by the coding sequence ATGTCCCTGATCGATCAACTCAAATTCGACGCCAACGGCCTGATTCCCGCCATTACCCGCGATGTGGAAAACGGCGAGGTGCTGATGCTGGCCTTCATGAATGCCGAGGCTGTGGAAAAAACCCTGAAAATCGGCAAGGTCCACTACTATTCCCGCTCGCGGCGCAAACTATGGATGAAGGGCGAAACCTCGGGCCATGTTCAATTGGTGCGTGAAATCCGCTTCGACTGCGACGCCGACTGTCTGCTGATCAGCGTGGAGCAGCAAGGCGCGGCCTGTCACACCGGTCACCATTCATGTTTCTACCGAAGCTGGGAAGAATCCGGTGCGCAGGTGCGGGGGGAGAAGACCAGCGATCCTCTGGCCGCCTATGCACGTCACGACATTCTGAATGCTCTCTACGATGTGATTCAGGAACGCCGCCGGAATCCGTCGGAAAAATCCTATGTCGCCTCCTTGTTCGGCAAGGGCCTGGACAAGATACTCGGCAAAATCGGCGAAGAGGCCACAGAAACGGCCGTGGCGGGCAAGGGTGGCGATCCCGAGCAGGTGGTGTATGAGGTGGCGGACCTGCTTTTCCATACCCTGGTGCTGCTGGGTTATTACGACCTGCCGCCGGAGCGTGTCTATGATGAACTGCGGCGGCGTTTCGGCCTTTCCGGAATCGAGGAAAAGGCGAGCCGCTCAGCGTAG
- a CDS encoding GatB/YqeY domain-containing protein, with product MSLSENLNTAMKEAMKAKDSLRLSAIRLIRSAIKNREIEERRELDDQATIAVLSTLAKQRRDSIEAYRQSGREDLAEKEEKEMAVIQEFLPRQLSEEEIRLIIDKAVNESGAASPRDMGKVMKLVTIETTGRADGRLVSELVKARLGA from the coding sequence ATGAGCCTTAGCGAAAACCTGAACACTGCCATGAAAGAGGCGATGAAGGCCAAGGACAGTTTGCGCCTGAGTGCTATCCGCCTGATTCGTTCCGCCATCAAGAACCGCGAGATCGAGGAGCGCCGCGAACTGGACGATCAGGCGACGATTGCCGTTCTTTCCACTCTCGCCAAACAGCGGCGCGATTCCATCGAGGCTTACCGCCAGAGCGGGCGCGAGGATCTTGCCGAAAAAGAGGAAAAAGAGATGGCGGTGATTCAGGAGTTTCTTCCTCGACAGCTGAGCGAAGAGGAAATTCGCCTGATCATCGACAAGGCCGTGAACGAAAGCGGCGCTGCAAGTCCCCGAGACATGGGCAAGGTGATGAAGCTGGTCACCATCGAGACTACGGGGCGCGCCGATGGGCGCCTGGTCAGCGAGCTGGTCAAGGCGCGGCTCGGCGCCTGA